Proteins from a single region of Halorubrum sp. 2020YC2:
- a CDS encoding DUF6293 family protein, whose translation MGADTVVLVKHSRDDPENYPEYYDDIFEAFDESAVQVAEVNADIFDLYDALGTIAGLIQKYDHDDVYVNLATGGKVTAIAGMIACMVTEAATPYYVSADTYGDHRQEPVARNVTNISNLPTYPIDAPTPEQVQMLAYIAEEGPVSKKRLIGYAESQDLPFIAGYQGGDIKGKYRKLDSVILNPLVEDGSVSLDQQGRRKVAHITSNGENTLRGFKYMIENSEML comes from the coding sequence ATGGGAGCGGACACAGTAGTGCTTGTAAAACACAGCAGAGACGATCCCGAGAACTATCCCGAATACTACGATGATATCTTCGAGGCCTTCGACGAATCCGCCGTCCAAGTGGCGGAGGTAAATGCCGATATATTCGACCTCTACGATGCGCTCGGCACGATCGCCGGGCTGATTCAAAAGTACGATCACGACGATGTATACGTTAATCTGGCCACAGGTGGGAAAGTCACTGCCATCGCCGGGATGATCGCCTGTATGGTCACGGAGGCGGCTACCCCGTACTACGTGAGCGCGGATACCTACGGTGACCACCGACAGGAGCCGGTCGCTCGGAACGTCACTAATATCTCAAACCTACCGACTTATCCTATCGATGCGCCCACCCCTGAGCAAGTACAGATGCTCGCGTACATTGCTGAGGAGGGGCCGGTATCAAAGAAGCGGCTCATCGGATACGCAGAAAGCCAAGACCTACCGTTCATCGCTGGTTACCAAGGTGGTGATATTAAAGGAAAGTATCGGAAACTCGATTCGGTGATTCTCAACCCACTCGTGGAGGACGGCTCCGTCAGCCTTGACCAGCAAGGAAGGCGAAAGGTCGCTCACATCACCTCGAACGGCGAGAATACGCTTCGTGGTTTTAAATATATGATAGAAAACAGTGAGATGTTATGA
- a CDS encoding ferredoxin family protein has translation MAIDPNFETNRERADDEDGVAVWGPVEPPEKQGIRGTHVAVDFDICLADGACLEDCPVDVFEWVDTPGHPESERKANPVDEDQCIDCMLCVDVCPVDAIDVDPGRENRI, from the coding sequence ATGGCAATCGACCCGAACTTCGAAACGAACCGCGAGCGGGCCGACGACGAGGACGGCGTCGCCGTCTGGGGCCCCGTCGAACCGCCCGAGAAGCAGGGGATCCGCGGCACCCACGTCGCGGTCGACTTCGACATCTGCCTCGCGGACGGCGCCTGTCTGGAGGACTGCCCGGTCGACGTGTTCGAGTGGGTCGACACCCCCGGACACCCGGAGTCCGAGCGGAAGGCGAACCCGGTCGACGAAGACCAGTGTATCGACTGTATGCTCTGCGTGGACGTCTGCCCCGTGGACGCCATCGACGTCGACCCCGGGCGCGAGAACCGGATCTGA
- a CDS encoding glutamate--tRNA ligase has translation MDDELRERVAAAGEAAALFNALKHGNDPDVGAIMGPLMGENPEFRPHGDEIPGVLAPIVNEVGEMDEAARRERLGELDPDKLAELAADDEDDDRVLPDLPNAEEGEVVMRAAPNPNGPWHVGHARMPAVIGTYKERYGGEFICRFDDTDPETKRPDLDAYDAILEDIEYLGFEPDRVLKASDRLETYYDHARELIDLGGAYTCSCSGDDFSELKNAGEACPHREKDAETVHEEFEAMVDGEYDSGEMVLRVKTDIEHKNPALRDWVAFRMIDTPHPREEAAEYRCWPMLDFQSGVDDHLTGVTHIIRGIDLQDSAKRQRFVYDYFDWEYPEVLHWGHVQVDEYDVTLSTSTIKGLIEDGELTGWDDPRAPTIQSMRRRGIQGQALVDSMTELGMSTSDVDLAMSSVYANNRDLVDDDANRYFFVRDREDAPAVELPIVDGDAPAPETGHPPLHPEHPDRGDREVPAGRIVVESPDLPPEGERVWLKGYGPVRHEGDELVFLDADIEVVREGDVDVIHWAPADEGLETLLRTVEGDVRGIAEPALADVDPDAVVQFVRIGFARIDAFDPEATDEADGPNGSEDLLAYYAHP, from the coding sequence ATGGACGACGAACTCCGCGAGCGCGTCGCGGCGGCCGGCGAGGCCGCGGCGCTTTTCAACGCGCTCAAACACGGCAACGACCCGGACGTGGGCGCGATCATGGGCCCGCTCATGGGCGAGAACCCCGAGTTCCGCCCGCACGGCGACGAGATTCCGGGCGTCCTCGCGCCGATAGTGAACGAGGTGGGCGAGATGGACGAGGCGGCGCGCCGGGAGCGGCTGGGCGAGCTCGACCCCGACAAGCTCGCGGAGCTTGCGGCCGACGACGAGGACGACGACCGCGTCCTCCCCGACCTCCCGAACGCCGAGGAGGGAGAGGTCGTGATGCGCGCCGCGCCGAACCCGAACGGCCCGTGGCACGTCGGCCACGCGCGGATGCCCGCCGTCATCGGGACGTACAAGGAGCGCTACGGCGGCGAGTTCATCTGCCGGTTCGACGACACCGACCCCGAGACGAAGCGGCCCGACCTCGACGCGTACGACGCAATCTTAGAGGACATCGAGTACCTCGGCTTCGAGCCGGACCGCGTGCTGAAGGCGTCAGACCGGCTGGAGACCTACTACGACCACGCCCGCGAGCTGATCGACCTCGGCGGCGCGTACACCTGCTCGTGCTCCGGCGACGACTTCTCGGAGCTGAAGAACGCCGGCGAGGCGTGTCCACACCGCGAGAAGGACGCCGAGACGGTCCACGAGGAGTTCGAGGCGATGGTCGACGGCGAGTACGACTCCGGTGAGATGGTTTTGCGGGTAAAAACCGACATCGAGCACAAGAACCCCGCCCTGCGCGACTGGGTCGCGTTCCGGATGATCGACACGCCGCACCCGCGCGAGGAGGCGGCGGAGTACCGCTGTTGGCCCATGCTCGACTTCCAGTCCGGCGTCGACGACCACCTCACGGGCGTCACGCACATCATCCGCGGCATCGACCTGCAGGACTCCGCGAAGCGCCAGCGGTTCGTCTACGACTACTTCGACTGGGAGTACCCAGAGGTGCTCCACTGGGGCCACGTTCAGGTGGACGAGTACGACGTGACGCTCTCCACGTCGACGATCAAGGGCCTCATCGAGGACGGCGAGCTGACCGGGTGGGACGACCCGCGCGCGCCGACCATCCAGTCGATGCGCCGCCGCGGGATTCAGGGCCAAGCCCTCGTCGACTCGATGACCGAACTCGGGATGTCCACCTCCGACGTGGATCTGGCGATGTCCTCCGTCTACGCGAACAACCGCGACCTGGTCGACGACGACGCGAACCGCTACTTCTTCGTCCGCGACCGCGAGGACGCGCCCGCGGTGGAGCTACCGATCGTCGACGGCGACGCGCCCGCGCCCGAGACGGGCCACCCGCCGCTCCACCCGGAGCACCCGGACCGCGGCGACCGCGAGGTGCCCGCCGGTCGGATCGTCGTCGAGTCCCCCGACCTCCCGCCCGAGGGCGAGCGCGTCTGGCTCAAGGGGTACGGCCCCGTCCGCCACGAGGGCGACGAGCTGGTTTTCCTCGACGCCGACATCGAGGTCGTCCGCGAGGGCGACGTGGACGTGATCCACTGGGCGCCCGCCGACGAGGGGCTCGAAACCCTCCTGCGGACGGTCGAGGGCGACGTGCGCGGGATCGCGGAGCCGGCGCTCGCGGACGTGGACCCCGACGCGGTCGTCCAGTTCGTGCGCATCGGCTTCGCCCGGATCGACGCGTTCGACCCGGAGGCGACCGACGAGGCGGACGGCCCGAACGGCTCCGAGGACCTGCTGGCGTACTACGCGCATCCCTAG
- the surE gene encoding 5'/3'-nucleotidase SurE: MPTEILLTNDDGIDAVGIRALADALSRNHDVTVVAPATNQSGVGGARSWWETTVDYTETDRGYAVEGTPADCVAVADVALGLDPDVVVSGCNHGPNIGAHILGQSGTVGAAMEAAFLGTPAIAVSLYDRGNLPVPPTLDNGDFAVAGEVVGDLLDRIDDGNLPFGADVLNVNVPAADDEAAENPTYRLTEPARGFDVIEFRPGEEGPDEEGVAEGWEFGERRGEMGMELRDRFWREFLRGDVPDDPGSDRRAAVEGEASISPLSSSRAVAGEAAGSLVEPARGAETGAD; encoded by the coding sequence ATGCCAACCGAGATCCTGCTCACCAACGACGACGGGATCGACGCCGTCGGGATCCGGGCGCTCGCGGACGCGCTCTCCCGTAACCACGACGTGACGGTCGTCGCGCCCGCGACGAACCAGTCCGGCGTCGGCGGCGCGCGCTCGTGGTGGGAGACGACGGTGGACTACACCGAGACCGACCGCGGCTACGCGGTCGAGGGGACCCCCGCGGACTGCGTCGCGGTGGCGGACGTGGCGCTCGGACTCGACCCCGACGTGGTCGTCTCCGGCTGTAACCACGGGCCGAACATCGGCGCGCACATCCTCGGGCAGTCCGGGACGGTCGGGGCCGCGATGGAGGCCGCCTTCCTCGGCACGCCCGCGATCGCGGTGTCGCTGTACGACCGCGGGAACCTCCCCGTGCCGCCGACGCTCGACAACGGCGACTTCGCGGTCGCCGGCGAGGTCGTCGGCGACCTGCTCGACCGGATCGACGACGGGAACCTCCCGTTCGGCGCCGACGTGCTGAACGTCAACGTGCCGGCCGCCGACGACGAGGCGGCGGAGAATCCCACATACCGGTTGACCGAGCCGGCCCGCGGCTTCGACGTGATCGAGTTCCGGCCGGGCGAGGAGGGCCCGGACGAGGAGGGCGTCGCGGAGGGGTGGGAGTTCGGGGAGCGCCGCGGCGAGATGGGGATGGAGCTCCGCGACCGCTTCTGGCGGGAGTTCCTCCGCGGCGACGTCCCGGACGACCCCGGCTCGGACCGCCGCGCAGCGGTCGAGGGCGAGGCGAGCATCTCGCCGCTGTCGAGTTCGCGCGCGGTCGCGGGCGAGGCGGCCGGCAGCCTCGTCGAACCGGCCCGCGGCGCCGAGACCGGCGCGGACTGA
- the carA gene encoding glutamine-hydrolyzing carbamoyl-phosphate synthase small subunit, whose translation MSDAYIALADGRVLEARARAPGRTRGELVFTTAYTGYEESLTDPSYAEQILTFSYPLIGNYGVRSERFESDSVQPRAAIARELTDDVAEWLAGEGVPAVDHVDTREIVTTVREEGAMACGIAAGPDATPEDAVEEMEACEPMSDHVDIGAQVSVTEPTVHESADGVGVDVAMLDCGAKGSIISSLTDRGADVHVLPYDATPEDVAAVDPDVLFVSNGPGDPENFVAAQEVVDEFAGDLPLAGICLGQQVITSALGGSTEKMAFGHRGVNQPVKDLRTDRVVMTTQNHGYTVDDTGPLEVTQVNVNDDTVEGLDSEVLDVITRQYHPEANPGPHDSLGFFDEVLDLATSSRRVAAD comes from the coding sequence ATGTCGGACGCCTACATCGCGCTGGCCGACGGTCGCGTGCTCGAAGCGCGCGCCCGTGCGCCGGGGCGGACCCGCGGCGAACTGGTGTTCACGACCGCGTACACCGGCTACGAGGAGTCGCTCACCGACCCCTCCTACGCCGAACAGATCCTCACCTTCTCGTACCCCCTGATCGGGAACTACGGCGTCCGAAGCGAGCGGTTCGAGTCCGACTCGGTCCAGCCGCGCGCGGCGATCGCCCGCGAACTGACCGACGACGTCGCGGAGTGGCTCGCCGGCGAGGGCGTGCCCGCCGTCGACCACGTCGACACCCGCGAGATCGTCACCACCGTCCGCGAGGAGGGCGCGATGGCCTGCGGGATCGCGGCCGGCCCGGACGCGACCCCCGAGGACGCGGTCGAAGAGATGGAGGCGTGCGAGCCGATGAGCGACCACGTCGACATCGGCGCGCAGGTCTCGGTCACCGAGCCGACCGTCCACGAGAGCGCCGACGGCGTCGGCGTCGACGTCGCGATGCTCGACTGCGGCGCGAAGGGCTCTATCATCTCCTCGCTCACCGACCGCGGCGCGGACGTCCACGTCCTCCCGTACGACGCGACCCCCGAGGACGTGGCCGCCGTCGACCCCGACGTGCTCTTCGTCTCGAACGGCCCGGGCGACCCGGAGAACTTCGTCGCCGCACAGGAGGTCGTCGACGAGTTCGCGGGCGACCTGCCGCTGGCCGGCATCTGCCTCGGCCAGCAGGTGATCACGAGCGCGCTCGGCGGCTCGACAGAGAAGATGGCGTTCGGCCACCGCGGCGTCAACCAGCCCGTCAAGGACCTCCGCACCGACAGGGTCGTGATGACCACCCAGAACCACGGCTACACGGTCGACGACACCGGCCCGCTGGAGGTGACGCAGGTGAACGTCAACGACGACACCGTCGAGGGCCTCGACAGCGAGGTGCTCGACGTGATCACCCGTCAGTACCACCCCGAGGCGAACCCCGGTCCGCACGACTCGCTCGGCTTCTTCGACGAGGTCCTCGATCTGGCGACCTCGTCGCGTCGCGTCGCGGCCGACTGA
- a CDS encoding Lrp/AsnC family transcriptional regulator — MDDLDRRILSILRRDARTPYTEIADRVGTSEGTVRNRVDRMTDEGVIERFTVTTRTGNVKAMIEISVEMNVNTDEVGQRMVEWEEVDFVWQVSGEEDVVLVVDAVDTRAVNELITKAREMDEVKSTKTRLILDERLG; from the coding sequence ATGGACGACCTCGACCGACGGATCCTCTCGATCCTGCGACGGGACGCGCGGACCCCGTACACGGAGATCGCGGACCGGGTGGGGACCTCCGAGGGGACCGTGCGCAACCGCGTCGACCGGATGACGGACGAGGGCGTGATCGAGCGGTTCACGGTCACGACCCGCACCGGCAACGTGAAGGCGATGATCGAGATATCGGTCGAGATGAACGTCAACACCGACGAAGTCGGGCAGCGGATGGTGGAGTGGGAGGAGGTCGACTTCGTCTGGCAGGTGTCCGGCGAGGAGGACGTCGTCCTCGTCGTCGACGCGGTCGACACGCGCGCGGTCAACGAACTGATCACCAAGGCCCGCGAGATGGACGAGGTCAAGTCGACGAAGACGCGGCTCATCCTCGACGAGCGGCTGGGGTAG
- the icd gene encoding isocitrate dehydrogenase (NADP(+)), with the protein MSYDKVDVPDDGEAITLADEETGELNVPSNPIIPIIHGDGIGTDVGPAAQQVLDAAAEATGRSIAWMRVYAGSSAREMYDENLPEDTVSAIRDHRVAIKGPLTTPVGAGFRSLNVALRKTLDLYANVRPTYYIDGVPSPVKNPEEMDMVTFRENTEDVYAGIEWEAGTDGSEQVRDFLEQDMDVPDVIHDGPVGIGVKPISEFGSKRLIREAVDYALANDRDSVTLVHKGNIMKFTEGAFRDWGYEVAEEEYGDDVITEDQLWEEHDGEQPEGTLVVKDRIADNMLQQLLTRTDEYEVIATMNLNGDYMSDAAGAQIGGLGIAPGINRGHGRCLAEPVHGSAPKYAGEDKVNPTAMILSGREMLDYLGWDDAADLVREAVEETISSGQVTYDLHRQIEGGEKLATSEFADAVVEQIDELA; encoded by the coding sequence ATGAGCTATGATAAAGTCGACGTCCCCGACGACGGCGAGGCCATCACGCTCGCCGACGAGGAGACCGGCGAGCTGAACGTCCCGTCTAACCCGATCATCCCGATCATCCACGGCGACGGGATCGGCACCGACGTCGGGCCGGCCGCACAGCAGGTACTCGACGCCGCCGCCGAGGCGACGGGCCGCTCCATCGCGTGGATGCGCGTCTACGCCGGCTCCAGCGCCCGCGAGATGTACGACGAGAACCTCCCCGAGGACACCGTCTCGGCTATCCGCGACCACCGCGTCGCGATCAAGGGCCCGCTCACGACCCCGGTCGGCGCCGGCTTCCGCTCGCTCAACGTCGCGCTCCGCAAGACGCTCGACCTCTACGCGAACGTCCGCCCGACCTACTACATCGACGGCGTCCCGTCGCCGGTCAAGAACCCCGAGGAGATGGACATGGTCACCTTCCGGGAGAACACCGAGGACGTGTACGCCGGCATCGAGTGGGAGGCCGGCACCGACGGGTCCGAGCAGGTACGCGACTTCCTCGAACAGGACATGGACGTCCCGGACGTCATCCACGACGGTCCGGTCGGCATCGGCGTCAAGCCCATCTCCGAGTTCGGCTCGAAGCGCCTCATCCGCGAGGCGGTCGACTACGCGCTCGCGAACGACCGCGACTCGGTCACGCTCGTCCACAAGGGGAACATCATGAAGTTCACCGAGGGCGCGTTCCGCGACTGGGGCTACGAGGTCGCAGAGGAGGAGTACGGCGACGACGTGATCACCGAGGACCAGCTCTGGGAGGAGCACGACGGCGAGCAGCCCGAGGGCACCCTCGTCGTCAAGGACCGCATCGCGGACAACATGCTCCAGCAGCTGTTGACCCGCACGGACGAGTACGAGGTCATCGCGACGATGAACCTCAACGGCGACTACATGTCCGACGCCGCGGGCGCCCAGATCGGCGGCCTCGGCATCGCGCCGGGAATTAACCGCGGCCACGGCCGCTGTCTGGCCGAGCCGGTTCACGGCTCCGCGCCCAAGTACGCCGGCGAGGACAAGGTGAACCCCACCGCAATGATCCTCTCGGGCCGCGAGATGCTCGACTACCTCGGCTGGGACGACGCCGCGGACCTCGTGCGCGAGGCCGTCGAGGAGACCATCTCCTCGGGGCAGGTCACCTACGACCTCCACCGGCAGATCGAGGGCGGCGAGAAGCTCGCGACGAGCGAGTTCGCGGACGCGGTCGTCGAGCAGATCGACGAACTGGCGTAA
- a CDS encoding glycosyltransferase: protein MTDSEPTSAATRSAPVSVLLPTVRWTDACDEVADQLRGPEAFGGADNAGAGEGAGDDAGSGDDGDGADPAADELLVICDSPDDPVAERRGDLPERVRLRVAGEPEGCSGKANAIAAGMEAAANDRVAWTDDDFHHPPDWLAALDADYEPRGPTTEVPVFVGLDPLARFFEPAYAIGGTLAVSVGGIAWGGAVIFERDDLRDGEAAFRRDLRRTVSDDGTLTEHLDVTAADRTRDVRAGGSFRGSLERFVRFLTITRYHAPLATAFNVLLGVSMAALCLLAPVAGVALVTALAGAVYARFGIDRATFLLAAPGALLAPPLMAYALARRTFVWGGRRYRWRSLFDVSVEPV from the coding sequence GTGACCGACTCGGAACCGACCTCGGCGGCGACGCGCTCGGCGCCCGTCTCGGTCCTGCTGCCGACCGTCCGCTGGACCGACGCCTGCGACGAGGTGGCCGACCAGCTCCGCGGTCCCGAGGCGTTCGGTGGTGCGGATAATGCCGGTGCCGGCGAGGGAGCGGGCGACGACGCCGGAAGCGGGGACGACGGCGATGGCGCCGACCCCGCCGCCGACGAACTGCTCGTGATCTGCGACTCCCCGGACGACCCCGTCGCTGAGCGGCGGGGCGACCTGCCGGAGCGCGTCCGGCTCCGCGTCGCCGGCGAGCCGGAGGGATGTTCCGGGAAGGCGAACGCGATAGCGGCCGGGATGGAGGCGGCGGCGAACGACCGGGTCGCGTGGACCGACGACGACTTTCACCACCCGCCGGACTGGCTGGCGGCGCTCGACGCCGACTACGAGCCCCGCGGGCCGACGACCGAGGTCCCGGTGTTCGTCGGGCTCGACCCGCTGGCTCGCTTCTTCGAGCCGGCGTACGCCATCGGCGGGACGCTCGCGGTCTCCGTCGGGGGGATCGCGTGGGGCGGCGCGGTGATCTTCGAGCGCGACGACCTCCGCGACGGAGAGGCGGCGTTCCGTCGGGACCTCCGGCGGACCGTCAGCGACGACGGGACGCTCACCGAGCACCTCGACGTGACCGCGGCCGACCGGACCCGGGACGTTCGGGCGGGGGGTTCGTTCCGGGGGTCGCTGGAGCGGTTCGTCCGGTTCCTGACGATCACCCGGTACCACGCCCCGCTGGCGACCGCGTTCAACGTCCTCCTCGGCGTCTCGATGGCCGCCCTCTGTCTGCTCGCGCCGGTCGCGGGCGTGGCGCTCGTCACGGCGCTCGCGGGCGCGGTCTACGCTCGGTTCGGAATCGACCGCGCGACGTTCCTGCTCGCGGCGCCCGGCGCCCTGCTCGCGCCGCCGCTCATGGCGTACGCGCTCGCCCGCCGAACCTTCGTCTGGGGCGGCCGCCGCTACCGCTGGCGGTCGCTGTTCGACGTCTCGGTCGAGCCGGTCTGA
- a CDS encoding HTTM domain-containing protein, protein MTTADSPGADSEARPLRRLRAALRRRLGIDPRALAAFRIALGAVLLVDLALRARNLTAFYTDAGALPRAELADASPLGARLSLHAVSGDPRVVALLFLVAALAAAALAVGYRTRVATAVSFLLLASLQARNPLVLNAGDTLLLQLLGAGLLCPLGARWSVDAVRHRSSASPASPLDREPDRVAGPASALLLALVAVVYVSNAVEKLRGTAWPAGEAVERVFRLTYLHGPLGGLVPEWSPLLSAATHGWLALLVASPLLIAAAGRVRAALAGTLLAAHLSMTLTLQIGVFSLTSAVSLLPFFPPFVWNRVERAVAPAADRVRGLAARPFAPPSPSDAGNEVPDALRALRGGAAAAVPVVAAVLLVALVAWNGMALGLVDAPEPVASVADPTQRGWDMFAPDPPSTDALALATATTADGDRIDAFHGDRVARDRPPSDARAYPTARWRKFLTSLADDPDPDRVDPLLAHLCDRAAGFPDGDGANGAAAVDSVALSAVDVDVYRGETRVEELGTRSCRGP, encoded by the coding sequence GTGACGACCGCCGATTCCCCCGGCGCCGACTCCGAGGCCCGTCCGCTTCGCCGCCTCCGAGCCGCGCTCCGCCGCCGCCTCGGAATCGATCCGCGCGCCCTCGCCGCGTTCCGGATCGCGCTCGGCGCCGTCCTCCTCGTCGACCTCGCGCTCCGCGCGCGGAACCTGACGGCCTTCTACACCGACGCCGGCGCCCTCCCGCGCGCGGAGCTCGCTGACGCCTCCCCCCTCGGCGCTCGCCTCTCGCTTCACGCCGTCTCGGGCGACCCCCGAGTCGTCGCGCTGCTGTTCCTCGTCGCCGCGCTCGCCGCCGCCGCGCTCGCGGTCGGCTACCGGACGCGTGTCGCGACGGCGGTCTCGTTCCTCCTGCTCGCGTCGCTTCAGGCGCGGAACCCCCTCGTGCTCAACGCCGGCGACACCCTCCTCCTCCAGCTGCTCGGCGCCGGACTGCTGTGCCCGCTCGGCGCCCGCTGGTCGGTCGACGCGGTCCGGCATCGCAGTTCGGCGTCGCCGGCGTCGCCGCTCGACCGCGAACCGGACCGCGTCGCCGGCCCCGCCTCCGCGCTCCTCCTGGCCCTCGTGGCCGTGGTGTACGTCTCCAACGCGGTCGAGAAGCTCCGCGGGACGGCGTGGCCCGCCGGCGAGGCGGTCGAGCGCGTCTTCCGGCTCACCTACCTCCACGGGCCGCTCGGCGGACTCGTCCCCGAGTGGTCGCCCCTGCTCTCGGCGGCCACCCACGGCTGGCTCGCGCTGCTCGTCGCCTCGCCGCTGCTGATCGCCGCCGCCGGGCGGGTCCGGGCCGCGCTCGCGGGGACGCTCCTCGCGGCGCACCTCTCGATGACGCTCACGCTCCAGATCGGCGTCTTCTCGCTGACGTCCGCGGTCTCGCTGCTCCCCTTCTTCCCCCCGTTCGTCTGGAACCGCGTCGAGCGCGCGGTCGCCCCCGCGGCCGACCGGGTCCGGGGCCTCGCGGCGCGCCCGTTCGCGCCCCCGAGCCCCTCCGACGCCGGCAACGAAGTGCCGGACGCGCTCCGGGCCCTCCGCGGCGGGGCCGCGGCCGCGGTTCCGGTCGTCGCCGCGGTCCTCCTCGTCGCGCTCGTCGCGTGGAACGGGATGGCGCTCGGACTCGTCGACGCGCCGGAGCCGGTGGCGTCCGTGGCCGACCCGACCCAGCGGGGCTGGGACATGTTCGCGCCGGATCCGCCCTCGACCGACGCGCTCGCGCTGGCGACCGCGACGACCGCCGACGGCGACCGGATCGACGCCTTCCACGGCGACCGCGTCGCGCGCGATCGGCCCCCGTCCGACGCCCGCGCGTACCCCACCGCGCGCTGGCGGAAGTTCCTCACGTCGCTCGCGGACGACCCCGACCCGGACCGCGTCGACCCGCTTCTCGCGCACCTCTGCGACCGCGCGGCGGGGTTCCCGGACGGGGACGGGGCGAACGGAGCCGCCGCGGTCGACTCGGTCGCCCTCTCCGCGGTCGACGTCGACGTCTATCGCGGTGAGACGCGGGTCGAGGAACTCGGCACGCGGTCGTGTCGAGGCCCCTGA
- a CDS encoding isoaspartyl peptidase/L-asparaginase, with the protein MRVIVHGGAGGAPDDPEPRQAVLDEAAARGADAATPLDAVESAVGVLESDPRFNAGVGGAIQSDGVVRTDAGVMTSDREVGAACSMPGVEHAASVARVVHSETPHIFVSGEHAVDLAAEFGVETGVDLLTDEKRERYEEENPPRGGPREHLDWLASRFGSGADQAGEGSERDAPDHDTVGSVATDGETFAAVTSTGGRSFALAGRVGDVPQVGSGFFCTEAGGASATGAGEDIARVTLSRRAVDFLDDGHGAQEAADRAIEEFEEITESGAGVIVLGDEEVGSAFNTDGMQTSIAYK; encoded by the coding sequence ATGCGAGTCATCGTCCACGGCGGCGCCGGCGGCGCCCCCGACGACCCGGAGCCCAGACAGGCGGTCCTCGACGAGGCGGCCGCGCGCGGCGCGGACGCGGCGACGCCGCTCGACGCGGTGGAGTCCGCGGTCGGCGTCCTCGAGTCCGACCCCCGGTTCAACGCGGGCGTCGGCGGGGCGATACAGTCCGACGGCGTCGTCCGCACCGACGCGGGCGTGATGACCTCGGACCGCGAGGTCGGCGCGGCCTGCTCGATGCCCGGGGTCGAGCACGCGGCGAGCGTCGCCCGCGTGGTCCACTCCGAGACGCCGCACATCTTCGTCTCGGGCGAGCACGCGGTCGACCTCGCCGCGGAGTTCGGCGTCGAGACCGGCGTCGACCTGCTCACCGACGAGAAACGGGAGCGGTACGAAGAGGAGAATCCGCCTCGCGGCGGCCCGCGCGAACACCTCGACTGGCTCGCCTCGCGGTTCGGATCGGGAGCGGATCAGGCGGGCGAGGGGTCGGAGCGCGACGCACCCGACCATGACACGGTCGGCTCGGTGGCGACGGACGGCGAGACGTTCGCCGCGGTGACCTCCACCGGCGGCCGGTCGTTCGCGCTCGCGGGGCGCGTCGGTGACGTGCCGCAGGTCGGGTCCGGGTTCTTCTGCACCGAGGCCGGCGGCGCGAGCGCGACTGGCGCCGGCGAGGACATCGCGCGCGTGACGCTCTCGCGGCGCGCCGTCGACTTCCTCGACGACGGGCACGGGGCGCAGGAAGCGGCGGACCGGGCGATCGAGGAGTTTGAGGAGATCACCGAATCGGGTGCCGGCGTGATCGTCCTCGGGGACGAGGAGGTGGGAAGCGCTTTTAATACGGACGGGATGCAGACGAGTATTGCTTATAAATAA
- a CDS encoding cupin domain-containing protein, whose amino-acid sequence MEKVAISNVEAHVVGEDSVRRGLSEPLETTNIALNHYRIASGEGFPGGLHAHMDQEEVFVVLKGEATFETLDGEVTVGEREAIRYSPGEFQSGKNNSDRELIAVAMGAPRDTEDIRIPAACPDCENDTLRFQMRDDELTFVCPDCDAEHVPRNCPACGDPDLRVTLDETIHTVVVCQGCGAEFENPPLQS is encoded by the coding sequence ATGGAAAAAGTCGCTATCAGCAACGTAGAGGCTCACGTTGTTGGCGAAGATAGCGTTCGACGTGGGTTATCAGAGCCCTTAGAGACGACCAATATCGCACTCAACCACTACCGGATTGCCTCAGGTGAGGGATTTCCCGGAGGGCTTCACGCCCACATGGATCAAGAGGAGGTGTTCGTCGTTCTAAAAGGAGAGGCAACCTTCGAGACACTAGACGGTGAGGTTACCGTCGGCGAACGGGAAGCGATTCGGTACTCTCCCGGCGAATTTCAATCGGGCAAGAACAACTCGGATCGCGAACTCATCGCAGTTGCGATGGGCGCCCCTCGTGACACCGAAGATATCCGAATCCCCGCAGCGTGTCCCGACTGCGAGAATGACACCCTGCGCTTCCAGATGCGCGACGATGAACTCACGTTCGTCTGCCCGGACTGCGACGCTGAGCACGTTCCACGAAACTGTCCCGCGTGTGGCGATCCCGACCTGCGTGTCACTCTGGATGAGACGATCCACACGGTCGTTGTCTGCCAGGGGTGCGGTGCCGAATTCGAGAACCCCCCGCTCCAGAGCTAA